From a region of the Lactuca sativa cultivar Salinas chromosome 4, Lsat_Salinas_v11, whole genome shotgun sequence genome:
- the LOC128133845 gene encoding senescence-specific cysteine protease SAG39-like, producing MGLSSLKIMHLIAFLLVVGMWSSGVTCRMLSDVSISERHELWMLRYGRVYQDDAEKKMRFNVFKDNVEFIESFNTAENQPYKVAINKFADQTNEEFKAARNGYKFSSNKRSARTPPFRYENVTAVPPSMDWRKKGAVTPVKDQGQCGSCWAFSTIAATEGITQLTTGKLISLSEQELVDCDRSGVDQGCDGGEMEDGFEFIVKNKGINTEVAYPYQAADGTCNTKEEAVHAATITGYEKVPANSESALLQAVANQPISVSIDASGMGFQFYSGGVFTGDCGTDLDHGVTAVGYGVTDDGMKYWLVKNSWGASWGDSGYIMMQRDVSAKEGLCGIAMDSSYPTA from the exons ATGGGCCTTTCGTCTCTCAAAATAATGCATCTTATCGCCTTTCTTCTTGTTGTAGGGATGTGGTCTTCAGGAGTTACGTGCCGAATGTTAAGTGATGTATCCATCTCTGAGAGACATGAGCTGTGGATGCTACGCTATGGACGTGTGTACCAGGATGACGCAGAGAAGAAAATGCGCTTCAACGTATTCAAGGACAACGTAGAATTCATCGAATCCTTCAATACTGCTGAAAACCAGCCTTACAAAGTAGCGATTAACAAATTTGCAGACCAAACGAATGAAGAGTTCAAAGCCGCTCGTAATGGATATAAGTTTTCATCAAACAAAAGATCAGCAAGAACACCACCTTTTAGGTATGAAAACGTGACTGCCGTGCCACCTAGCATGGATTGGAGAAAGAAAGGAGCTGTTACCCCAGTTAAAGATCAAGGCCAATGTG GAAGCTGTTGGGCATTTTCAACAATCGCTGCAACGGAAGGAATTACTCAGCTGACAACTGGAAAACTAATTTCACTGTCTGAGCAAGAGCTAGTGGACTGTGACAGGAGTGGTGTAGATCAAGGATGCGATGGTGGGGAGATGGAAGATGGCTTTGAGTTTATCGTTAAAAACAAAGGCATCAACACCGAGGTGGCTTACCCATATCAGGCAGCAGATGGAACCTGCAACACCAAGGAAGaagctgtccatgctgccaccattaCTGGGTATGAAAAAGTGCCAGCCAACAGTGAATCCGCATTGTTACAGGCAGTCGCCAATCAACCCATATCAGTTTCCATTGACGCCAGTGGCATGGGTTTCCAGTTCTATTCAGGTGGCGTGTTTACTGGGGATTGTGGAACTGATCTTGACCATGGTGTTACAGCAGTTGGATATGGAGTGACCGATGATGGAATGAAGTACTGGTTGGTAAAAAATTCGTGGGGTGCCAGCTGGGGGGATAGTGGATACATAATGATGCAAAGAGATGTTAGTGCCAAAGAAGGTCTATGTGGAATAGCTATGGATTCATCGTATCCAACTGCTTAG